A genomic window from Dermacentor silvarum isolate Dsil-2018 chromosome 9, BIME_Dsil_1.4, whole genome shotgun sequence includes:
- the LOC119463472 gene encoding membrane metallo-endopeptidase-like 1: protein MSARYSEGESEDNGFTETSLAKAAYGLTSPSARSTPSGLRIAAAVAATTAILLGACVLVLIGVLDFFRGHWDSVVCTTPACSEFAKLIANSVDQSVDPCSNFDAYVCSRWQRTQKYSVNAELVMHAVDVMTKVVSKDKGTDTTVQTNLDKAGRFYRSCDVVWRGERDELPVIRDYLVRAGIVWPRRSATPNVARTLLSLNMLLNWPVVVTMSVSKQTMWISVPYSFLLAAEEKGRLHNDERRKRSFELLKTHFSEGHDEEAVTFEDTTELEEVFFHPLADARKHTGLQLVNNTDEDRWNYLLPEFNLTAVSRFESDSVDYVRTFFDLWSQSGEARAHLFVSWMAARYVSTFSNHVLISNFYGTTNYETIKYKQVRWCFALVYNFIGDLLFAPYNAHVFLPEVRLDVERIVLAIRNAFAAHLAATGTSKVTKNYTEFQWSSLDTVMAVLKQATPESDNASGLADMLLPDMHESLARNWQTAWKYRSSGSGGRVSRVLGPLASRGFVLFEYWRGDFVLIPYALSFPLYDVDLVDAVKFGALGGVVATASAGLALSHYLRYSSSTHAALNEALRCTNSSYRRGAWATLKDIAALNVLADAYEAHGSRYTLAGVRGFTATQLLFVSWCFAKCRGYSEPLSDKCSTALRHVSTFSSAFGCSSGAPLNPVKKCVVL from the exons ATGTCCGCCCGATACTCAGAGGGGGAAAGTGAGGACAATGGCTTCACGGAGacttcgcttgccaaggctgccTAC GGCCTGACTTCTCCGAGTGCTCGATCGACCCCTTCGGGGCTTCGCATCGCCGCCGCAGTGGCAGCCACCACAGCGATTCTGCTGGGCGCATGCGTCCTGGTGCTCATCGGTGTCCTAGACTTCTTCAGGGGACACTGGGACAGCGTGGTGTGCACCACTCCTGCCTGCAGCGAGTTCGCCAAGCTCATCGCCAACAGTGTGGACCAGTCCGTCGATCCCTGCAGCAACTTCGACGCGTACGTCTGCAGTCGCTGGCAAAGGACACAAAAGTACTCGGTGAACGCAGAGCTGGTCATGCATGCGGTAGACGTCATGACCAAGGTCGTCAGCAAGGACAAAGGAACAGACACAACCGTACAGACGAACCTCGACAAGGCCGGGCGCTTCTACCGCTCCTGTGACGTTGTCTGGCGCGGCGAACGCGATGAGCTGCCCGTGATTCGCGACTACTTAGTGCGTGCGGGTATCGTGTGGCCTCGGAGATCGGCGACGCCTAACGTTGCGCGTACGCTATTGAGCCTGAACATGCTGCTAAACTGGCCAGTAGTGGTTACCATGTCTGTGTCCAAGCAAACTATGTGGATCAGCGTGCCCTACTCCTTTTTGTTGGCTGCGGAAGAAAAAGGCAGACTACACAACGATGAAAGGCGGAAACGAAGCTTCGAGTTACTCAAAACGCACTTCTCCGAAGGCCACGATGAAGAGGCTGTCACATTCGAGGACACCACTGAATTGGAGGAGGTCTTCTTTCATCCCCTCGCAGACGCCCGGAAGCACACTGGTCTGCAACTGGTGAACAATACAGATGAAGACAGATGGAATTACTTGCTCCCGGAATTCAACCTGACCGCGGTGAGCAGATTCGAGAGCGACAGCGTAGATTACGTGAGGACATTCTTCGACCTGTGGAGCCAATCAGGTGAAGCGAGAGCTCACCTTtttgtctcctggatggcagcGCGGTACGTCAGTACATTCTCCAACCACGTGCTCATCTCCAACTTCTACGGCACAACAAATTACGAAACGATCAAATACAAGCAGGTGCGGTGGTGCTTCGCACTCGTCTACAATTTCATCGGAGACTTGCTGTTCGCTCCGTACAATGCTCACGTTTTTCTCCCTGAGGTGCGCCTGGACGTGGAACGCATCGTCCTCGCAATCAGAAACGCGTTCGCTGCTCACCTCGCAGCAACGGGAACATCCAAGGTGACAAAAAACTACACGGAGTTCCAGTGGTCCTCTCTCGACACCGTGATGGCCGTTCTGAAACAAGCCACACCTGAGAGCGACAACGCCAGTGGTCTTGCCGACATGCTCCTCCCCGATATGCACGAATCGCTGGCGAGAAACTGGCAGACTGCGTGGAAATACCGGTCGTCGGGAAGCGGAGGCCGGGTTTCGCGTGTGCTGGGACCCTTGGCTTCGAGAGGATTCGTGCTGTTCGAATATTGGCGCGGTGACTTTGTCCTCATCCCCTACGCCCTCTCCTTCCCGCTGTACGACGTCGATCTGGTGGACGCCGTGAAATTCGGCGCGCTCGGTGGAGTCGTGGCTACAGCTTCGGCCGGACTTGCCCTCTCGCACTACCTTCGCTACAGCAGTTCGACCCACGCAGCGTTGAACGAAGCGCTGAGGTGCACCAACAGCTCTTACCGTAGAGGCGCGTGGGCTACGCTGAAGGACATCGCGGCTTTGAACGTTCTGGCGGACGCGTACGAAGCGCACGGCTCGCGCTACACCCTGGCTGGCGTGAGGGGCTTCACGGCGACACAGCTGCTTTTCGTCTCCTGGTGCTTCGCGAAGTGCCGCGGATACTCGGAACCCCTATCCGACAAGTGCAGCACCGCCCTTCGCCATGTGTCGACTTTCAGCTCGGCTTTCGGCTGCTCGTCAGGCGCCCCGCTAAATCCGGTGAAAAAGTGCGTCGTCTTGTAG